The following is a genomic window from Pseudomonadales bacterium.
GTTTGCCGGCAGCGGATTGCGCTACTGGCTGACCGCCGTCACCGAAACCGGAGAGATCGCATGAAGGCGCCACTGCTGGGCATGGTGCTGACCCTGATCGCACCGATGATTGCCGCCGAACTCGCACCACCGCCAATGACCGGGCTGCTGCCCACCGAACTGGCGCGGCCGCTGCTCGACCAGGATCCTGGCGTGGCGGCAGCACAGGCCGATCTGCAGGTCGCGCTGCACGAGGCTGGCATTCTCGAACGCTCGCCCCATGAGTGGAGCCTGCGCACCACCGGTCAGCAGCGCAACCTCGACCGCGGTCCGACCCATGACGAATGGCATCTGGCGCTGGAGCGGACACTGCGCCTGCCGGGCAAGGCCGCGGCTGACCGCGGTCTGGGTGCCGCCACTGTCGAGGCTGCCCAGGCCCGCCGTGGCGAGCTGCTGCACGAAACCGCCCGTGAACTGATGACGCTGTGGCTGGAGTGGCTGGCGGCCGAGCAGACCCGTGAACTGGCCGCTGACGCCCTGCTCGCAGTCGAGCGCGCGCAGGCAGCGGTGCACAAACGGGTCACCGCCGGCGACGCCGCCCAACTCGACCTGAGCCTGGCCCAGGCGGAGCTGGCGACGCAGCAGGTGTTCAGCAACGATGCCCAGACCCAGGCCGCCGCGAGCTGGGCACGGCTCTCCACCCGCTTTCCGGCCACTCCCCGACAGCCGCTGCCAATGGCCGAGCCGATACCGGTCGAAGGGACGGTCGCGCTCTGGCAACGCCGCATTCTCGAACAGAGCGACGCCCTGAAACTGACCGAGGCCGCGCTGCAGGGTGACGAGGCCCGCGCAGCCCGGGCCCGGAGCGAGCGGCTGCCCGACCCGACCCTCGGCGCCTTCACCGCCTCCGAGGCGAGTGGCCATGAACGCATCGCCGGCGTCAGCCTCAGCCTGCCGATTCCGGGTGGATCACGCGCGCTGCGCGATGCCCAGGCGTACGCCATGGTCGAGGTGTC
Proteins encoded in this region:
- a CDS encoding TolC family protein; amino-acid sequence: MTGLLPTELARPLLDQDPGVAAAQADLQVALHEAGILERSPHEWSLRTTGQQRNLDRGPTHDEWHLALERTLRLPGKAAADRGLGAATVEAAQARRGELLHETARELMTLWLEWLAAEQTRELAADALLAVERAQAAVHKRVTAGDAAQLDLSLAQAELATQQVFSNDAQTQAAASWARLSTRFPATPRQPLPMAEPIPVEGTVALWQRRILEQSDALKLTEAALQGDEARAARARSERLPDPTLGAFTASEASGHERIAGVSLSLPIPGGSRALRDAQAYAMVEVSRQRVELKRRQLESEIASAVITAQGAYRSWQTAREGAAAMQQNAALVERAYTLGETDLQTLLLARRQAISARQGALQARTAALNSHYGLLIDAHLVWELAHEE